A stretch of Pseudomonas sp. LRP2-20 DNA encodes these proteins:
- a CDS encoding YggT family protein, which translates to MNALSGAAIFVVQTLVSLYLVIVLLRFVLQLVKANFYNPLSQFAVRATQPLLKPIRRVIPSIGGLDTSSLLLAIVIQALLMGFVLMITYGTFGDILHLLMWAIIGITSLFLKIFWVAMIVMVIVSWVAPNSHNPAAELAWQISEPVLAPFRRIVPNLGGMDISPIFAFLAIQVIQSFVMPPLAAYAGMPQELWRMI; encoded by the coding sequence ATGAATGCACTGTCCGGCGCCGCGATCTTCGTGGTGCAAACCCTGGTCAGCCTGTATCTGGTGATCGTCCTGCTGCGCTTCGTGCTGCAGCTGGTCAAGGCCAACTTCTACAACCCGCTGAGCCAGTTCGCCGTGCGCGCGACCCAGCCGCTGCTCAAGCCGATCCGCCGGGTAATCCCCAGCATCGGTGGCCTGGACACTTCGTCGCTGCTGCTGGCGATCGTCATCCAGGCGCTGCTGATGGGCTTCGTGCTGATGATCACCTACGGCACCTTCGGCGACATCCTGCACCTGCTGATGTGGGCGATCATCGGCATCACCTCGCTGTTCCTGAAAATCTTCTGGGTGGCGATGATCGTCATGGTGATCGTTTCCTGGGTCGCACCAAACAGCCACAACCCGGCTGCCGAGCTGGCCTGGCAGATCAGCGAACCGGTGCTGGCACCGTTCCGCCGCATCGTGCCGAACCTGGGCGGCATGGACATCTCGCCGATTTTCGCCTTCCTGGCGATTCAGGTGATCCAGTCGTTCGTCATGCCACCGCTGGCGGCCTACGCGGGCATGCCACAGGAACTGTGGCGGATGATCTGA
- the proC gene encoding pyrroline-5-carboxylate reductase has translation MSKTRIAFIGAGNMAASLIGGLRAQGLDAAQIRASDPGAETRTRVQAEHGIEAFEDNAQAIAGADVVVLAVKPQVMKAVCEALKPNLEAGQLIVSIAAGITCASLQAWLGARPVVRCMPNTPALLRQGVSGLYATAEVSAEQRQQAEQLLSAVGTALWLEQEQQLDAVTAVSGSGPAYFFLLIEAMTAAGVKLGLPRETASQLTLQTALGAAHMAVASDVDAAELRRRVTSPAGTTEAAIKSFQGNGFEAIVEQALEAASKRSAELAEQLGK, from the coding sequence ATGAGCAAGACACGTATTGCCTTTATCGGCGCCGGCAACATGGCCGCCAGCCTGATCGGCGGCCTGCGTGCCCAAGGCCTGGACGCGGCGCAGATCCGTGCCAGCGACCCCGGCGCCGAGACCCGCACCCGCGTTCAGGCCGAGCACGGCATCGAGGCGTTCGAAGACAACGCCCAGGCCATTGCAGGTGCCGACGTGGTCGTGCTGGCAGTGAAACCGCAGGTCATGAAGGCCGTGTGCGAGGCGCTGAAGCCGAACCTGGAAGCCGGCCAGCTGATCGTTTCGATCGCCGCCGGCATTACCTGCGCGAGCCTGCAGGCCTGGCTCGGTGCCCGCCCGGTAGTGCGCTGCATGCCCAACACGCCAGCGCTGCTGCGCCAGGGTGTCAGCGGCCTGTACGCGACCGCTGAAGTGTCCGCCGAGCAACGCCAGCAGGCCGAACAACTGCTGTCGGCCGTCGGCACCGCCCTGTGGCTGGAACAGGAGCAGCAACTGGACGCCGTCACCGCGGTTTCCGGCAGTGGCCCTGCCTACTTCTTCCTGCTGATCGAAGCGATGACCGCTGCTGGCGTCAAGCTTGGCCTGCCACGCGAAACCGCCTCGCAACTGACTCTGCAAACCGCTCTGGGCGCCGCGCACATGGCCGTGGCCAGCGATGTCGATGCCGCAGAACTGCGCCGCCGCGTCACCTCGCCAGCCGGCACCACCGAAGCGGCAATCAAGTCGTTCCAGGGCAACGGCTTCGAAGCCATCGTCGAGCAGGCGCTGGAAGCGGCGTCGAAGCGTTCCGCCGAGCTGGCCGAACAACTGGGCAAATAA
- a CDS encoding YggS family pyridoxal phosphate-dependent enzyme yields MSTIADNLSALAARIHNAAQAAGRDPASVQLLAVSKTKPAAAIREIHAAGVCDVGENYLQEALAKQEELRDLPLIWHFIGPIQSNKTKAIAEHFDWVHSVDRLKIAQRLSEQRPAGLPPLNICLQVNVSGEDSKSGCAPADLPALAKAVAALPNLRLRGLMAIPEPTDDRATQEAAFASLRQLQESLQLGLDTLSMGMSHDLEAAIAQGATWVRIGTALFGARNYGPT; encoded by the coding sequence ATGTCCACCATAGCAGACAACCTTTCCGCCCTCGCCGCCCGTATCCACAACGCTGCCCAGGCTGCCGGGCGCGACCCGGCCAGTGTCCAGCTGCTGGCGGTGAGCAAGACCAAACCGGCCGCCGCCATTCGCGAAATCCACGCCGCCGGCGTGTGTGATGTCGGGGAAAACTACCTGCAGGAAGCCTTGGCCAAGCAAGAAGAACTGCGCGACCTGCCCTTGATCTGGCACTTCATCGGCCCCATTCAGTCGAACAAGACCAAAGCCATTGCCGAACATTTCGACTGGGTACACTCCGTGGACCGCCTGAAGATCGCCCAACGTCTGTCCGAACAGCGCCCTGCGGGCCTGCCGCCGCTGAACATCTGCCTGCAGGTGAACGTCAGCGGCGAAGACAGCAAGTCCGGTTGCGCCCCGGCCGACCTGCCAGCGCTGGCCAAGGCCGTGGCAGCACTGCCCAACCTGCGCCTGCGCGGGCTGATGGCGATCCCCGAGCCGACCGATGACCGCGCCACTCAAGAGGCCGCCTTCGCCAGCCTGCGCCAGCTTCAGGAGAGCCTGCAGCTCGGCCTGGACACCCTGTCCATGGGCATGAGCCACGACCTGGAGGCCGCCATCGCCCAGGGAGCGACCTGGGTACGTATCGGTACCGCCCTGTTCGGCGCGCGCAATTACGGGCCCACCTGA
- a CDS encoding type IV pilus twitching motility protein PilT, whose product MDVTDLLARAVDAGASDLHLAVGEIPMLRVDGELRRMQLPGVTAAALRDALTPLLDEGQCRQWLQGDELDLAVEWVSLGRFRLNLFRQLNGLAATFRLIAKRIASVDELDLEEVYQSVARHSDGLVLVGGPTGSGKSSTLAALIDRLNRERALHIITLEDPVEVIHSSHSSLVNQREIGRHCRDIAQGLRSALRQDPDVIMIGELRDLESIRLALRAAETGHLVLATVHTRSAAASIDRLVEVFAAEEKPLVRAMLAESLRLVVAQVLVKRLGGGRVAAREVLVATPAVRNLVREGRMAQLCSVMQAGAADGMRTMEGAIRRLREKGLISTM is encoded by the coding sequence ATGGACGTGACCGACCTGTTGGCCCGGGCCGTGGATGCAGGGGCAAGCGACCTGCATCTGGCCGTGGGCGAAATACCCATGCTGCGTGTGGATGGCGAACTGCGGCGCATGCAACTGCCGGGCGTGACGGCAGCCGCCTTGCGCGATGCACTGACGCCGTTGCTCGACGAGGGCCAGTGCCGGCAATGGCTGCAGGGCGATGAGCTGGACCTGGCAGTTGAATGGGTATCGCTGGGGCGTTTTCGTCTCAATCTATTTCGGCAGTTGAACGGCCTGGCGGCCACGTTCCGTCTGATTGCGAAACGCATTGCCAGTGTCGATGAACTCGATCTTGAAGAAGTGTATCAATCCGTTGCGCGGCACTCGGATGGCCTGGTGCTGGTGGGTGGCCCGACCGGCAGCGGCAAGTCGAGTACCCTGGCGGCACTGATCGACCGGCTCAATCGTGAGCGGGCGCTGCATATCATTACCCTCGAAGACCCTGTTGAAGTTATCCACAGCAGCCACAGCAGCCTGGTCAACCAGCGTGAGATTGGCCGGCATTGTCGCGACATTGCCCAAGGGCTGCGCAGCGCCCTGCGCCAGGACCCGGATGTGATCATGATTGGCGAACTGCGCGACCTGGAAAGCATCCGCCTGGCGTTGCGCGCAGCCGAAACCGGGCATCTGGTGCTGGCCACGGTGCATACGCGGTCGGCGGCCGCCAGCATTGATCGGCTGGTCGAGGTGTTTGCGGCGGAGGAAAAGCCGCTGGTGCGGGCGATGCTGGCGGAGTCGCTGAGGTTGGTGGTGGCACAGGTGCTGGTCAAACGCCTGGGCGGCGGCCGGGTGGCGGCGCGCGAGGTGCTGGTGGCGACGCCTGCGGTGCGCAACCTGGTGCGCGAGGGGCGGATGGCGCAGTTGTGTTCGGTGATGCAGGCGGGAGCGGCGGACGGGATGCGGACGATGGAAGGGGCGATACGAAGGCTGAGGGAGAAAGGCTTGATCAGTACTATGTAG
- a CDS encoding C40 family peptidase, giving the protein MPPLFKTWLTLCLLLPLAAHATNREQRLPNGFTGYTSNASVKHAPVKQTTLHARSSYSSKGHNLPAVAAMSPKQSSDVLSRAVNVLGTPYVWGGSNPKKGFDCSGLVKYAFNDVADVDLPRTSNAMAQGHGVKVAKSDLKPGDLIFFNIKSRRVNHVAIYLGNDRFIHAPRTGKRVSIDSLSKPYWQQHYVVAKRVLPKEQQQLSLAKR; this is encoded by the coding sequence ATGCCGCCTTTATTCAAGACATGGCTGACCCTCTGCCTATTATTGCCCCTGGCCGCCCACGCCACCAATCGTGAGCAACGTCTTCCCAATGGTTTCACCGGCTATACCAGCAATGCCTCGGTGAAACACGCGCCCGTCAAGCAGACCACGCTGCACGCACGCTCGAGCTATTCGAGCAAGGGCCACAACCTGCCTGCCGTTGCGGCGATGTCGCCGAAGCAGAGCAGCGATGTGCTCAGCCGCGCGGTCAACGTGCTCGGTACCCCTTATGTTTGGGGCGGCAGCAACCCGAAAAAAGGGTTCGACTGCAGTGGGCTGGTCAAGTACGCCTTCAACGACGTGGCAGACGTCGACCTGCCGCGTACCTCCAACGCCATGGCCCAGGGCCACGGCGTGAAGGTGGCCAAGAGCGACCTCAAGCCAGGCGACCTGATCTTCTTCAACATCAAGAGCCGTCGGGTCAACCACGTTGCCATCTACCTGGGTAACGACCGCTTCATCCATGCGCCACGTACCGGCAAGCGGGTAAGCATCGACAGCCTGAGCAAGCCGTACTGGCAGCAGCACTATGTGGTTGCCAAGCGAGTGCTGCCGAAAGAGCAGCAACAGCTGAGCCTGGCCAAGCGCTAG
- a CDS encoding NINE protein: MNSYQQGAPYHDTHSKVIGYLLWIFGFTGSHRFYYGKPITGTIWFFTLGLLGIGWLIDLFLIPSMDREADMRFQSGRIDYNIAWILLTFLGIFGVHRLYQGKWISAIIYFFTGGLFLVGVLYDFWTLNSQVSEANSRSR; the protein is encoded by the coding sequence ATGAACAGTTATCAACAGGGGGCGCCGTATCACGACACCCACAGCAAGGTCATCGGCTACCTGCTGTGGATCTTCGGCTTCACCGGCTCGCATCGGTTCTACTACGGCAAGCCGATCACCGGCACGATCTGGTTCTTCACCTTGGGCCTGCTCGGCATTGGCTGGCTGATCGACCTGTTCCTGATCCCGTCGATGGACCGCGAGGCGGACATGCGCTTCCAGTCCGGCCGTATCGACTACAACATTGCCTGGATCCTGCTGACCTTCCTGGGCATTTTTGGTGTGCACCGCCTGTACCAGGGCAAGTGGATCTCGGCGATCATCTACTTCTTCACCGGCGGCTTGTTCCTGGTGGGTGTGCTGTATGACTTCTGGACCTTGAACAGCCAGGTTTCCGAAGCCAACAGCCGCAGCCGATAG
- a CDS encoding SPOR domain-containing protein, translating to MAAKKKPAPKRGASRQTAPAKQPIPGWVWLAVGLTVGAFIVFLMKLEPGGGDIKRTKPEQQKPEKVAEASKSATPATPQPPVKPKYDFYTLLPESEVIVPPEAVPEKTPPVPAQPVTPVTPAEAAKIDTARAQAALLGQTPPPAPPVIKPAATTQYFLQAGSFRKQADADKVRAQIILLGQVVKVESGTVKEETWYRVLVGPFSNREQLTVAQKQLAGAGFSNLLLQQRQTRQ from the coding sequence TTGGCTGCCAAGAAAAAACCAGCCCCCAAACGCGGCGCCAGCCGTCAGACGGCCCCAGCCAAGCAGCCGATCCCAGGCTGGGTATGGCTGGCGGTCGGCCTGACGGTCGGTGCATTCATCGTCTTCCTGATGAAGCTCGAACCCGGTGGCGGTGACATCAAGCGCACCAAGCCCGAACAGCAGAAGCCGGAGAAAGTGGCCGAGGCCAGCAAGTCGGCCACACCGGCAACGCCACAGCCGCCGGTGAAGCCGAAGTACGACTTCTACACGCTGCTGCCAGAGTCCGAGGTGATCGTGCCGCCTGAGGCCGTGCCGGAGAAGACGCCGCCAGTACCCGCACAGCCAGTGACCCCGGTCACCCCGGCAGAAGCCGCGAAGATCGATACCGCGCGCGCCCAGGCCGCGCTGCTGGGGCAGACACCGCCACCAGCGCCACCGGTGATCAAGCCGGCGGCGACCACGCAGTACTTCCTGCAGGCCGGTTCGTTCCGCAAGCAGGCTGATGCCGACAAGGTCCGCGCGCAGATCATCCTGCTCGGCCAGGTGGTCAAGGTCGAGTCGGGCACCGTCAAGGAAGAGACCTGGTACCGCGTACTGGTCGGCCCGTTCAGCAACCGCGAGCAGCTGACCGTGGCGCAGAAGCAGCTGGCGGGGGCCGGGTTCAGCAACCTGCTGCTGCAGCAGCGACAGACCCGCCAGTAA